One genomic window of Halorhabdus sp. CBA1104 includes the following:
- a CDS encoding bifunctional UDP-sugar hydrolase/5'-nucleotidase gives MDLKRSNPESDGRPTATVALSGTAILAALVVLTALSGAVVGAELSADTAPAEINESVAPSNGTNLTILQYNDVQTAMANPTAIGTLQGAITDRQAALDNPTLVVGGGDEVSPSSLSAVSQWRVPTDALNVIDPAAEVIGNHDLDYGFGPVADFSDESDFPWLVANIRSEDGQNIPGTKNYTTVTRDGVKIGLLGLVDDAVKSKTAIDFEENGYKVTDFSKAGTQVAETLREEENVDVVVALTHTGIPESKELANKTNNIDVIVSGDDEVTYGPKVTSGSVIVEAGGNAEYLGEVNVTVSDDGVGFNDGQLYNLGEGNWTVNESAKNVVEAGLSADLSQVAGKTTEALDSTGRNYADDTNWGRIIGDAFIEQTDSDVAVTNAGGVRGNFVIDEGNVTYDDVYTSLPFGNTLVTKEMTGEQLENLLASQVTAPTDNYGAQAQLQVGGVTYEFIDQPNASTAVGDIFVDGERLDPDATYNVTVNSYMAGWDDLSTLPTVSEDYTLYGTAVVNYIEERGTITPPAEDRIRRATRMLEDPSVSTDGDLTTLTYDVPAAVSEINASTFTVMNETSQTAPVEDVTLEDGTLAVTVETEPLEELSTTSDVVDVYGHYADSEIDELRNGRENSVLNADAMIEVDDEPEPTETETETETQTETTTATPTETTEQTDTTPETTTTSGPGFTAVLTVTALFALSLGIIGRQRRD, from the coding sequence ATGGACTTAAAAAGAAGTAATCCAGAATCGGACGGAAGACCCACAGCCACCGTAGCGCTCTCCGGGACCGCGATCCTGGCAGCGCTGGTTGTTCTGACGGCACTGTCGGGAGCGGTCGTCGGTGCGGAACTGTCGGCGGACACGGCGCCAGCTGAGATTAACGAATCTGTCGCGCCCAGTAACGGGACGAATCTAACCATTCTCCAGTATAACGACGTCCAGACAGCGATGGCCAACCCCACAGCGATCGGCACGCTTCAAGGGGCGATCACCGATCGACAGGCCGCCCTCGACAATCCGACGCTCGTCGTGGGTGGCGGTGACGAGGTAAGCCCGAGTTCCCTCTCGGCGGTCTCCCAATGGCGTGTGCCAACGGACGCGTTGAACGTCATCGATCCGGCTGCCGAGGTCATCGGGAACCACGACCTCGACTACGGGTTCGGGCCAGTCGCTGACTTCAGTGACGAATCCGACTTCCCGTGGCTCGTCGCTAACATTCGGAGCGAAGACGGCCAGAACATCCCCGGGACAAAGAACTACACGACCGTCACACGCGATGGCGTGAAAATCGGCCTCCTCGGTCTGGTCGACGACGCCGTCAAATCGAAGACGGCAATCGACTTCGAAGAAAACGGCTACAAAGTAACTGACTTCTCGAAAGCCGGCACCCAGGTCGCCGAAACGCTACGCGAAGAAGAGAACGTCGACGTAGTCGTTGCGCTCACACACACTGGAATCCCCGAATCCAAAGAGCTCGCCAATAAGACGAACAACATCGACGTAATCGTCTCCGGTGACGACGAGGTGACGTACGGGCCGAAAGTCACGTCCGGGTCGGTCATCGTCGAGGCCGGTGGCAACGCCGAGTACCTCGGCGAAGTCAACGTCACCGTCAGTGACGATGGCGTCGGCTTCAACGATGGCCAGCTCTACAATCTCGGCGAGGGCAACTGGACGGTAAACGAATCGGCCAAAAACGTCGTCGAAGCCGGACTCAGTGCGGATCTTTCGCAGGTGGCCGGCAAAACCACGGAAGCACTCGATTCGACGGGCCGGAACTACGCAGACGACACCAACTGGGGACGCATCATCGGTGATGCGTTCATCGAGCAGACTGATTCTGACGTAGCCGTGACCAACGCGGGCGGTGTCCGCGGGAACTTCGTCATCGACGAGGGCAACGTCACGTACGACGACGTATACACGTCCCTGCCGTTCGGTAACACGCTCGTCACCAAGGAGATGACTGGCGAGCAACTCGAGAATCTCCTCGCGAGTCAAGTCACCGCGCCGACTGACAACTACGGGGCACAGGCACAGCTCCAGGTCGGTGGCGTGACGTACGAATTCATCGATCAGCCAAATGCCTCGACGGCGGTCGGCGACATCTTCGTCGACGGCGAACGGCTCGATCCGGACGCGACCTACAACGTGACGGTCAACTCCTACATGGCTGGCTGGGACGACCTCAGCACCTTGCCGACAGTCAGTGAAGACTACACGCTGTACGGTACCGCTGTCGTCAACTACATCGAAGAGCGCGGGACGATCACGCCACCAGCGGAGGACCGCATCCGCCGCGCGACCCGCATGCTCGAAGACCCGTCAGTGTCGACCGACGGCGACCTGACGACGCTGACCTACGACGTTCCGGCTGCCGTCAGCGAGATCAACGCCTCGACGTTCACCGTGATGAACGAAACTTCACAGACAGCCCCCGTCGAGGACGTGACCCTCGAGGACGGCACCCTCGCGGTCACCGTCGAGACGGAACCGCTCGAAGAACTCTCGACGACGAGTGACGTTGTCGACGTCTACGGTCACTACGCGGACAGTGAGATCGACGAACTCCGCAACGGCCGCGAGAACTCGGTTCTCAACGCAGATGCGATGATCGAAGTCGACGACGAACCCGAACCGACAGAAACGGAAACCGAAACAGAAACGCAGACGGAAACGACGACCGCGACACCGACGGAGACGACCGAGCAGACGGACACGACTCCCGAAACGACGACAACCAGCGGCCCAGGGTTTACCGCAGTGCTGACGGTAACGGCACTGTTCGCACTATCGCTGGGTATCATCGGTCGCCAGCGTCGCGACTAA
- a CDS encoding heptaprenylglyceryl phosphate synthase codes for MTTLVDIAKRLESAAAAATIASRDLFSVDTNPVPADWTHITKIDPEDEKELPLLYPLYLQHTSALEVGGSKDVTGNNTQETLSLVADRPAPAFQEPSGPAQVTDETRKQAEFLAIPEVLNGDAESLVGQLGRGVEHIEEEIAPTMLAEKLPIPLGETIENRLSRAATTWMLEESIFEAYIIQNPDSAAAREANVGTADLLEPTAAKQRAMAAERYHEAEIIYLEYSGTFGGEEAADILDAVDDGIEWSRIWYGGGLDDRENAQAMRDAGADAVVVGNIFHEIATEEADICADAVAALDPDAGRPAIEAWVDEEVDLAETSAADYLSTITSLSNPVARAREYLVATIEAYLGLSALAADLADEVSDAASLSSALAEREQLPGEIELSKVLPDDEQSLPRELVTGLLADHFDIEADTPPVSHICVTL; via the coding sequence ATGACGACGCTCGTCGACATCGCGAAACGGCTCGAATCGGCCGCCGCCGCGGCGACGATCGCGAGTCGGGACCTCTTCTCGGTAGACACCAACCCGGTCCCGGCAGACTGGACGCATATCACGAAGATCGACCCCGAAGACGAGAAAGAGCTTCCCTTGCTCTATCCGCTCTATCTCCAGCACACGAGTGCTCTGGAAGTCGGTGGCTCGAAGGACGTCACCGGGAATAACACACAAGAGACACTCTCACTGGTAGCCGATCGACCCGCTCCAGCCTTCCAGGAGCCGTCCGGGCCGGCCCAGGTGACCGACGAAACGCGAAAACAGGCTGAGTTTCTTGCCATTCCGGAAGTGCTCAACGGCGATGCGGAATCGCTGGTCGGACAACTCGGCCGCGGCGTCGAGCATATCGAGGAGGAAATCGCCCCGACGATGCTCGCAGAGAAATTGCCGATTCCGTTGGGTGAGACTATCGAGAATCGGCTGAGTCGCGCCGCCACGACGTGGATGCTCGAGGAGTCGATCTTCGAGGCGTACATCATCCAGAACCCCGACAGTGCAGCTGCACGAGAGGCCAACGTCGGGACAGCGGATCTACTCGAACCGACGGCGGCCAAACAGCGTGCGATGGCGGCCGAACGCTATCACGAGGCCGAGATCATCTACCTAGAGTACTCGGGAACGTTCGGTGGCGAGGAAGCCGCGGACATTCTCGACGCCGTCGACGACGGGATCGAGTGGTCGCGAATCTGGTATGGCGGTGGCCTCGACGACCGAGAGAACGCCCAGGCGATGCGTGACGCCGGTGCGGACGCCGTGGTCGTCGGGAATATCTTCCACGAGATTGCCACTGAGGAAGCCGACATCTGTGCCGACGCTGTGGCGGCACTGGATCCCGACGCGGGTCGCCCGGCCATCGAGGCCTGGGTCGATGAGGAAGTCGACCTGGCTGAAACGAGTGCCGCGGATTACCTCTCGACGATCACGTCCTTGTCGAATCCTGTCGCCCGCGCCCGCGAGTATCTGGTTGCGACTATCGAAGCGTACCTCGGGCTGTCGGCGTTGGCCGCGGACCTCGCCGACGAGGTTTCGGACGCAGCGTCACTCTCGTCGGCACTTGCCGAACGTGAGCAGCTACCCGGTGAGATCGAACTTTCCAAAGTGCTGCCCGACGACGAGCAATCGCTCCCGCGGGAACTCGTCACTGGACTGCTCGCCGACCACTTCGATATCGAGGCCGACACACCGCCGGTCTCCCACATCTGCGTGACGCTATGA